The proteins below come from a single Afipia sp. P52-10 genomic window:
- a CDS encoding phosphotransferase family protein yields MAQAQSRDSEYSGTKAVEERHRFDEAGLDKWMREHVEDYAGPLTVTQFKGGQSNPTYRLDTPGRSYVMRRKPFGKLLPSAHAVDREYKVITALHKQGFPAPKTYGLCMDDGVIGAAFYVMQMVEGRVFWDQTLPAVAREQRRPIFEQEVLTLAKLHSYDPETIGLGDYGRPGNYFARQVDRWTKQYRASETETIEEVERLIEWLPKTVPQQERVSVVHGDYRLDNMIFAPQEPKVIAVLDWELSTLGDPLADFTYLLMQWIMSSGGGRTGLVGQDLPALNIPTLEEAIEIYCKATGRPSIPDLNWYYSYNLFRLTCILQGIAGRIRDGTASSAKAAESAARVKPLAKSSWEYAVKAGAA; encoded by the coding sequence ATGGCGCAGGCGCAAAGCCGCGATTCGGAATACTCGGGCACCAAGGCCGTCGAGGAGCGTCATCGGTTCGATGAAGCCGGCCTTGACAAGTGGATGCGCGAGCATGTCGAGGACTATGCGGGACCGCTGACGGTCACTCAATTCAAGGGCGGACAATCGAACCCGACCTATCGGCTCGATACACCCGGCCGCTCCTACGTGATGCGTCGCAAGCCGTTCGGCAAGTTGCTGCCGTCCGCGCATGCGGTGGATCGCGAATACAAGGTCATCACCGCCCTGCACAAGCAAGGCTTTCCGGCTCCGAAGACCTACGGCCTCTGCATGGATGACGGCGTCATCGGCGCCGCGTTCTATGTGATGCAGATGGTGGAGGGCCGCGTGTTCTGGGACCAGACGCTGCCCGCGGTCGCGCGCGAGCAGCGGCGCCCGATCTTCGAGCAGGAGGTTCTGACGCTGGCGAAGCTGCACAGCTACGATCCCGAGACGATCGGGCTTGGCGACTATGGCCGGCCGGGCAATTACTTCGCCCGGCAGGTCGATCGCTGGACCAAGCAGTATCGCGCCTCGGAAACCGAGACGATCGAGGAGGTCGAGCGGTTGATCGAATGGCTGCCGAAGACGGTTCCGCAGCAGGAGCGGGTATCGGTGGTGCACGGCGACTACCGGCTCGACAACATGATCTTTGCGCCTCAGGAGCCGAAGGTCATCGCGGTGCTCGACTGGGAGCTGTCCACGCTCGGCGATCCGCTCGCGGACTTCACCTATCTGCTGATGCAGTGGATTATGTCGTCCGGCGGCGGCCGCACCGGATTGGTCGGCCAGGACCTTCCCGCGTTGAACATTCCAACGCTCGAAGAGGCGATTGAGATCTATTGCAAGGCGACCGGTCGCCCGTCGATCCCGGATCTGAACTGGTATTATTCCTACAACCTGTTCCGTCTGACCTGCATTCTGCAGGGCATCGCCGGCCGTATCCGTGACGGCACCGCGTCGAGCGCGAAGGCGGCCGAAAGCGCGGCGCGCGTGAAGCCGCTGGCCAAGTCGTCGTGGGAGTATGCCGTCAAGGCCGGTGCGGCCTGA
- a CDS encoding SDR family NAD(P)-dependent oxidoreductase, which translates to MGRLEGKSIIITGAGSGIGRAASLMFTKEGARLIAVDKTDAVDETVKMVREAGGTAEALKGDAGNEQDVAGFVGKAVSAYGKLDVIWANAGISGGWVPLHDQTVEQWQEILRVNLIGPFLAIKHASRQMMNQGHGGSIICTASVAGLKANAGGNPYSASKAGVVSLVQTSSYSLTGTGVRVNAICPGLIETGMTRNTFERARERGTENKIGQINPTQRGGKPHEIAAMGLFLASDEASYVNGQAVPVDGGLTASMPFAGKLRS; encoded by the coding sequence ATGGGTCGCCTCGAAGGCAAATCGATCATCATTACAGGCGCCGGCTCCGGCATCGGCCGTGCGGCGTCGCTGATGTTCACGAAGGAAGGCGCAAGGCTGATTGCCGTCGACAAGACCGATGCAGTCGATGAAACCGTCAAGATGGTCCGCGAAGCCGGCGGCACGGCGGAAGCGCTGAAAGGCGATGCCGGCAACGAGCAGGATGTCGCAGGTTTCGTCGGCAAGGCCGTGTCGGCTTACGGCAAGCTCGATGTGATCTGGGCCAATGCCGGCATCTCGGGCGGCTGGGTGCCGCTGCACGACCAGACCGTCGAGCAATGGCAGGAGATCCTGCGCGTCAACCTGATCGGCCCGTTCCTTGCCATCAAGCATGCCTCCAGGCAGATGATGAATCAGGGTCATGGCGGCTCGATCATCTGCACCGCGTCCGTTGCGGGCCTCAAGGCCAATGCCGGCGGCAATCCCTACAGCGCCAGCAAGGCTGGCGTCGTCAGCCTGGTCCAGACCTCGTCTTATTCGCTCACCGGCACCGGCGTTCGCGTGAATGCGATCTGCCCCGGTCTGATCGAAACCGGAATGACCCGCAACACCTTCGAGCGCGCGCGCGAACGCGGCACGGAGAACAAGATCGGCCAGATCAATCCGACCCAGCGCGGCGGCAAGCCGCACGAGATCGCCGCGATGGGCTTGTTCCTGGCCAGCGACGAGGCATCCTACGTCAATGGCCAGGCCGTTCCGGTCGATGGCGGCCTGACCGCATCAATGCCGTTTGCAGGCAAGCTGCGGAGCTGA
- a CDS encoding acyl-CoA dehydrogenase family protein has product MNFDMSERQRHWRDRVIAFMQKHIEPNVDTYRQQMNEGDTRWKVVPILEELKKKAKAEGLWNMFMPPNDHEDEEFHGAGLNNLEYALLSEQMGRISWASEVFNCSAPDTGNMEVFLRYGTKEQKRKWLRPLMDGEIRSAFLMTEPAVASSDATNIETRIERDGDYYKINGRKWFSSGAGDPRCKVAILMGKTDPDNPRHQQQSQILVPMDTPGITIERMLPVFGYDDAPHGHAQILLKDVRVPRENLLLGEGRGFEIAQGRLGPGRIHHCMRAIGRAEVALEKMVKRLSERVAFGKYIVQHSIWEQRIAEARTNIEINRLMVLKAADMMDKVGNKAAQLEIAMIKVAVPKMLLKIVDDAIQAFGGAGVTEDPGLARMYAQSRTLRLVDGPDEVHNRSIARMEIARHGNFTPMKSR; this is encoded by the coding sequence ATGAATTTCGATATGTCGGAACGACAGCGCCACTGGCGCGACCGCGTGATCGCTTTCATGCAAAAGCATATCGAGCCGAATGTCGATACGTATCGGCAGCAGATGAATGAGGGCGACACCCGCTGGAAGGTGGTGCCGATCCTCGAGGAGTTGAAGAAGAAAGCCAAGGCCGAGGGCCTCTGGAATATGTTCATGCCGCCGAACGACCATGAGGACGAGGAGTTCCATGGGGCCGGCCTGAACAATCTCGAATACGCGCTGCTCTCCGAGCAAATGGGCCGCATCAGCTGGGCCTCCGAAGTGTTCAACTGCTCGGCCCCCGACACCGGCAACATGGAAGTGTTCCTGCGCTACGGCACCAAGGAGCAGAAGCGGAAATGGCTGCGGCCGTTGATGGACGGCGAAATCCGTTCGGCGTTTCTGATGACCGAGCCGGCGGTCGCTTCTTCGGACGCGACCAACATCGAGACGCGCATCGAGCGCGACGGCGATTACTACAAGATCAACGGCCGCAAGTGGTTTTCCTCCGGTGCGGGTGACCCGCGCTGCAAGGTCGCGATCCTGATGGGCAAGACCGATCCGGACAACCCGCGTCACCAGCAGCAGTCGCAGATCCTGGTGCCGATGGACACGCCCGGCATCACCATCGAGCGGATGCTGCCGGTGTTCGGCTATGACGACGCCCCGCATGGCCATGCGCAGATTCTGCTGAAGGACGTCCGCGTGCCGCGCGAGAACCTGTTGCTCGGCGAAGGCCGCGGCTTCGAGATTGCCCAAGGCCGCCTTGGACCGGGGCGCATCCATCACTGCATGCGGGCGATCGGCCGCGCCGAGGTCGCGTTGGAGAAGATGGTCAAGCGGCTGTCGGAGCGTGTCGCGTTCGGCAAGTACATCGTACAGCATTCGATCTGGGAGCAGCGCATCGCCGAAGCCCGCACCAACATCGAGATCAACCGCTTGATGGTGCTGAAGGCCGCCGACATGATGGACAAGGTCGGCAACAAGGCGGCTCAGCTCGAAATCGCGATGATCAAGGTCGCCGTGCCGAAGATGTTGCTGAAGATCGTTGACGACGCGATCCAGGCATTCGGCGGCGCCGGCGTCACCGAAGATCCCGGCCTCGCACGCATGTATGCGCAGTCGCGCACGTTGCGGCTGGTGGATGGTCCGGACGAAGTGCACAACCGCTCGATCGCGCGGATGGAGATTGCCAGGCACGGCAACTTCACGCCGATGAAGAGCCGGTAA